One Halalkalibacillus sediminis DNA segment encodes these proteins:
- a CDS encoding redox-sensing transcriptional repressor Rex encodes MGEEKIPQATAKRLPLYYRHLNTLYQQGKQRISSKELSEAVKVDSATIRKDFSYFGELGRKGYGYDIQHLIQFFRNILDQHEVSKVALVGVGNLGTALLHYNFMKNDNTQIEIAFDSNADKVGKEIAGIPIYHIDDLEKEINRTGINLAILTVPAHVSQQVAETLVEAGVQGILNFTPSRLDVPDDVRVHHIDLSIELQSLIYLLKN; translated from the coding sequence ATGGGAGAAGAAAAAATTCCACAGGCAACAGCCAAACGATTGCCTTTGTATTATAGACATCTAAATACATTATACCAACAAGGAAAACAGCGGATTTCGTCCAAAGAGTTGAGCGAAGCTGTTAAAGTCGATTCTGCTACAATTCGAAAGGATTTTTCATACTTCGGTGAACTTGGTCGAAAAGGGTACGGATATGATATTCAGCATTTGATCCAGTTTTTCAGAAACATATTAGATCAACATGAAGTCTCTAAAGTTGCCTTGGTCGGTGTAGGGAACTTAGGGACAGCTTTATTACATTATAACTTTATGAAAAATGATAATACACAGATTGAGATCGCTTTCGATTCTAATGCTGATAAGGTTGGAAAAGAAATCGCGGGTATACCGATTTATCATATTGATGACTTGGAAAAGGAAATCAATCGGACAGGTATTAACTTAGCAATCTTGACGGTTCCGGCTCATGTTTCACAACAAGTGGCAGAGACGTTAGTAGAAGCAGGCGTACAAGGGATATTGAACTTCACACCTTCCAGACTAGACGTACCAGATGATGTACGTGTTCACCATATTGACCTGTCGATTGAACTTCAGTCGTTGATTTATTTATTGAAAAATTAA
- the abc-f gene encoding ribosomal protection-like ABC-F family protein, translating into MIVMQLNEISKSFGADLILSKIKLEVHHDDRIAIVGRNGAGKSTLLKIMAGQMTHDDGDIFKPKDVTIGYLAQHTGLDSKRTIKEEMLTVFESTIRLEKELREMEAKMADPDILENAEKYELLLSNYDEKQNYFQSIGGFQYEAEIEAVLHGLQFGSFDFETPIHELSGGQKTRLALGKLLLSKPNILVLDEPTNHLDIQTLSWLETYIKNYDGAVVIVSHDRYFLDETVKTVYDVAFQTATKYKGNYTTFLQKRAEQYELQMKRFEKQQEEIKQLEEFVQKNIARDSTSKRAQSRRKKLEKMERIESPDIDDKSTKFSFEIERRSGNDVLKVDDLTAKYAALDKPIFQNVSFRINRADRVAIVGPNGVGKSTLLKALLNRLTHVEGNIQVGTNVQFGYYDQEQSSLTGNKTVLQELWDDYPLKPEKEIRTILGNFLFSGDDVLKTIGMLSGGEKARILLAKLMLQRANVLIMDEPTNHLDLDSKEVLEAALAEYPGTILFVSHDRYFINRLATHVMEMTASGTRTFIGDYDYYIEKLEEEKEIEALQKAKHQEPTQNEKNKNQFYNDKQVKSEIRKIERSIQSIEEQIEEHEAIIEVEGQKMYDPELTANADELHKIQQTIHDSEAKVEQLMEEWEELQEQLGQYK; encoded by the coding sequence ATGATTGTCATGCAATTAAATGAGATCAGTAAATCGTTTGGTGCTGACCTTATTTTATCGAAAATCAAATTAGAAGTACATCATGATGATAGAATTGCCATTGTGGGCCGTAACGGTGCCGGAAAATCGACACTACTCAAAATCATGGCCGGGCAAATGACTCATGATGATGGAGATATATTCAAACCGAAGGATGTTACGATTGGTTACTTAGCACAGCATACAGGACTCGATTCCAAGCGTACAATAAAGGAAGAAATGCTGACTGTGTTCGAATCAACCATCCGTTTAGAAAAAGAACTCCGTGAAATGGAAGCTAAAATGGCAGACCCAGACATCCTGGAGAATGCTGAAAAATATGAACTGTTATTAAGCAATTACGATGAGAAGCAAAACTACTTCCAATCGATCGGTGGCTTCCAGTACGAAGCTGAGATCGAAGCTGTCTTACATGGTTTGCAGTTCGGGTCCTTCGACTTCGAAACGCCGATTCATGAACTCAGCGGTGGCCAGAAAACAAGACTGGCATTAGGGAAGTTGCTTTTATCCAAGCCGAATATTTTGGTGTTGGATGAGCCGACGAACCATTTGGACATTCAAACCCTTTCCTGGTTAGAAACGTATATCAAAAATTATGACGGCGCTGTCGTCATCGTCTCACACGACCGATATTTTCTAGATGAAACGGTCAAAACTGTATACGATGTCGCTTTCCAGACCGCTACAAAATACAAAGGAAACTACACGACCTTTTTACAAAAACGTGCAGAACAATACGAGCTTCAGATGAAACGTTTCGAAAAACAGCAAGAAGAAATCAAGCAACTGGAAGAATTCGTGCAGAAAAACATTGCTCGTGACTCTACGAGTAAACGAGCTCAATCGAGACGAAAGAAACTAGAGAAGATGGAGCGCATCGAATCTCCCGATATTGACGATAAGTCGACTAAGTTCTCTTTTGAAATCGAACGGCGAAGTGGGAACGATGTGCTGAAAGTCGATGACCTGACGGCAAAATACGCTGCGTTGGACAAGCCGATTTTTCAAAATGTATCGTTCAGAATCAATCGAGCAGATCGTGTGGCAATCGTCGGACCTAACGGTGTCGGTAAGTCTACCCTTTTAAAAGCGCTTCTGAACCGGCTAACTCATGTAGAGGGCAATATTCAAGTGGGAACCAACGTCCAATTCGGTTATTACGACCAGGAGCAGTCATCTCTGACCGGAAACAAAACGGTTCTTCAAGAACTGTGGGACGATTATCCACTGAAGCCAGAGAAAGAGATCAGAACAATTTTAGGGAACTTCCTATTCAGTGGAGATGATGTTCTCAAGACGATCGGCATGCTCAGTGGTGGTGAGAAGGCCCGCATACTTCTTGCAAAATTGATGCTGCAAAGAGCGAATGTGTTGATTATGGACGAACCGACCAACCATTTGGACTTAGACAGTAAAGAAGTTTTAGAAGCAGCGTTGGCAGAGTATCCTGGGACGATTCTTTTCGTCTCTCACGACCGTTACTTCATCAATCGACTAGCTACACATGTGATGGAGATGACCGCTTCAGGCACACGTACATTCATCGGAGATTATGATTACTACATTGAAAAGCTGGAAGAAGAGAAAGAAATTGAAGCTCTTCAAAAAGCCAAGCACCAAGAACCAACACAAAACGAAAAAAACAAAAACCAATTCTATAATGATAAACAAGTAAAAAGTGAGATTCGTAAAATTGAACGTTCGATCCAATCAATTGAAGAACAGATCGAAGAACATGAAGCTATCATCGAAGTTGAAGGGCAAAAAATGTATGACCCTGAACTTACCGCAAATGCAGATGAGCTTCATAAGATTCAACAGACCATTCACGACAGCGAAGCAAAAGTCGAACAGCTGATGGAAGAGTGGGAAGAACTACAAGAACAACTCGGTCAATATAAATAA